The following are encoded together in the Poseidonibacter lekithochrous genome:
- a CDS encoding peptidylprolyl isomerase yields MPQASAKHILVNTEKLAKKIKKEIIAKDITFEKAAKRFSKCSSGKRGGNLGTFKKGDMVREFDNVIFAKDVQINRVLGPVKTEFGFHLIEVLTVYK; encoded by the coding sequence ATGCCACAAGCATCAGCCAAGCATATACTAGTGAATACAGAAAAACTAGCAAAAAAGATAAAAAAAGAGATAATTGCAAAAGATATCACATTTGAGAAAGCTGCAAAGAGATTTTCAAAATGTTCATCAGGAAAAAGAGGTGGAAATTTAGGAACTTTTAAAAAAGGTGATATGGTAAGAGAGTTTGATAATGTAATTTTTGCAAAAGATGTACAAATTAATAGAGTACTAGGACCTGTGAAAACTGAGTTTGGTTTTCATTTAATTGAAGTTTTAACGGTTTACAAATAA
- a CDS encoding ATP-binding hybrid sensor histidine kinase/response regulator has translation MKSRLYEIIDGGNQVLSRKSKLSSKDANKQWRYEIQFSKQLNSKFILQFIKVDEPNTNLLYEKFSLTTLHDLMVDNLLTIEQKIDISYSLVQALSDIHSSKFVYLALEPIKILYDVSKKELKLFDLSRIVQYQKKYSFDELSESSINLNYISPEQTGRTNTNLDYRSDFYILGIILYELFYHKPPFVDNDPNKLVYKHLALSASFPKEISVGRIIPKIIAKLLNKSQDERYQTHNVLLQDIKVALDDIKGINKDNDKFVVAKNDINSQFNIPQNLYGRQNEIKRLTSLLNHAITKHSVFAVVAGYSGIGKSRVVHELSPIVKSKNGFFLEGKFEQFKKDIPYSALISAISLLIDYLFTLPKSDYLKWQKKLNDKVGPNIQLIAELIPKLQSLIVHNKKLPEVGAAEAEKRFHNAFINLIMAFCTEGTSVVIFLDDLQWADNATLKLIENIVSNLKQKGLFFVGAYRDNIVNKSHPLSQMFYELEQNNINYDDIKLMPLLLDDVILLVSHTLKKDIKDVMPLAKALYETTQGNPFFLRATLKQLYDNGIIYFDEYSALWKWRKEQLNKMKFSANVVDLMLTKLKTYDEDDQFLLSLASLIGTNFSLKTLSKVVQKDYAQTLKHLEIALEDKLIVPQNNAYLFVSDKHELEKAQFSFIHDRVQQSSNLLMDDSNTKYYKLQIGKELLKEEDESLLFQAVEQLNVGIDLVEKESLRIEYAQLNLKAALQAKKASAFIPAREFLKVAVEFIGDNNDKNIDTLLIDIYRELAQTAYLSGEFELADTCYSKLKEFEMHKLQKIQYLLVQANHYQLQGRFYDVLDVINEGISLAGISFPRKELDLENLMHEEYGFIDSYIKESNKTILNMNDMKDPLLIAVMELMRVQWYASYLVGNNILNSVISLTMTKLSLQEGCSDISPFAFVTSALVAHMAKNDPLKGKLLGELAIEISDKRNNRYIRGTTYLLYTTFTHPWHSSIQSSIPYFKTAWECSEETNDYVTAGYIINVKSTDSLIASMNLKSLEKQYSQEIHYLQKVKQKDMEDATVAGAVQAVKALLGKTKNGSFDDENFNEVSYLKQYESTGLHQAYFYQARIRHAYIMQSANMSDYANKHTIVEQFLPGQAKIFEANFYSALIYLGICTTANSKEFELAYEIYEKFCNWEQNTKSNFTHKRLLLEAEIANIKGDSIKAQQSYEEAIKSAQEYGFSNVTAVAYECYARFAYKFKLDSLLRMCLEKAHFWYGYWGAIAKQKQLESNWKKYDINFKKEKENINSFETQTIFDSLNQLSSALKRDSISNIFLETVTKYSGATYAALIHVEQEKLHMIAQDIQNENKIKLFNIGEFILEGNSQSVPENLLHYTLKTQQAQLFNSPIEWTALGGNSYLETKKPLCIIVQPLLNQEGITALLYLEHEHLTHAFNDKIVQSISLISQQAATAIDNATLYEDMEKRIKKRTKELEIEKEKAEESTKAKSEFLANMSHEIRTPLHGILGMNHLLLQTELSIKQKNYIEKIDNSSRNLLEIINDILDFSKIEAGQLKLDKIEFDLFKTIDSVIGLIELKAHEKNLELVVDYDIHASKFFYADSLRITQVLTNLLSNAIKFTDSGEIATYIKRVNKNRYRFEIKDTGIGLTIEEQSKLFKSFSQADSSTTRKYGGSGLGLSICKQLVDLMNGRIWIESQKGIGSSFIFEIDLEEIVVEHKNVSFDDKKVLIIDNNNSWQKVIKKIFNMFGFEVQSVFTMSEASSIIDKNSLDLVLVDWNDFKEKQIDELKNIKEQLDDNCKLAILSSSFNYDSVINQSKDLGISFILQKPINQSVLNEVLNSIFFKNERIEYTFKSEKSSFKNQLPSLHGSNILLVEDNLINQDIILGLLEHSGINIDLAMNGKEAIDLFTKNINKYELILMDIQMPIMDGFEATKFIRHKDKKIPIIALTANAMLEDKQKTKKAKINEHLNKPVNVNKLYEVLLKYISKKISIIEKIDIDDEKNADFPRLKNIDIKKGLSFLGNNSTLYKNILNNFYNDYVNINLNSFLDKEFYIILHTIKGLSANIGANNLSKTAYKIEETKDRRLVNTLNEELYKVLSDIESLNITKAKKLGNKKILKKDKRDELFGLLLFASKTKLIKKCKPILEEIDGYTLDSDDQLLFNEVKVLIKRYKFKEIINILEKS, from the coding sequence GTGAAGAGTAGACTTTATGAAATAATAGATGGTGGAAACCAGGTTTTATCTAGAAAAAGTAAATTAAGTTCTAAAGATGCTAATAAACAATGGCGTTATGAAATACAGTTTTCAAAACAGTTAAACTCAAAGTTTATTCTTCAATTCATAAAAGTTGATGAACCTAATACTAATTTACTTTATGAAAAATTTTCTTTAACCACTCTTCATGACTTAATGGTTGATAACCTTTTGACAATAGAGCAAAAGATTGACATTTCTTACTCATTAGTTCAAGCACTAAGTGATATTCATTCAAGCAAGTTTGTATATCTAGCCTTGGAGCCTATTAAAATTTTATATGATGTATCAAAAAAAGAGTTAAAGCTTTTTGATTTAAGTAGAATTGTTCAGTATCAAAAAAAATATAGTTTTGATGAATTATCAGAATCTTCTATAAATTTAAACTATATTTCCCCAGAACAAACAGGAAGAACTAATACTAATTTAGATTATAGAAGTGACTTTTATATATTAGGTATTATTCTTTATGAGCTTTTTTACCATAAACCTCCATTTGTTGATAATGATCCCAATAAACTAGTTTATAAGCATCTTGCTCTATCTGCTTCTTTTCCAAAAGAGATTTCCGTAGGTAGAATTATTCCTAAAATCATTGCTAAACTTCTAAATAAATCCCAAGATGAGCGATATCAAACTCATAATGTTTTACTGCAGGATATAAAAGTAGCACTAGATGATATTAAGGGTATCAATAAAGATAATGATAAATTTGTTGTTGCTAAAAATGATATTAATTCACAGTTTAATATTCCTCAAAATTTATATGGTAGACAAAATGAGATTAAAAGACTTACTTCTTTACTTAATCATGCAATAACAAAACACTCTGTATTTGCGGTTGTTGCTGGCTACTCAGGAATAGGAAAATCTCGTGTTGTACATGAATTATCACCAATTGTAAAATCAAAAAATGGTTTTTTTCTTGAGGGTAAATTTGAACAGTTTAAAAAAGATATTCCTTACTCTGCATTAATTAGTGCTATATCTTTATTAATAGATTATTTATTTACTCTTCCCAAAAGTGATTATTTAAAATGGCAAAAAAAGTTAAATGATAAAGTAGGTCCTAATATTCAATTAATAGCAGAATTAATACCTAAACTTCAGTCTTTAATAGTTCATAACAAAAAATTGCCAGAAGTTGGTGCTGCAGAGGCTGAAAAACGATTTCATAATGCTTTTATAAACTTAATAATGGCCTTTTGTACAGAAGGGACTTCTGTAGTTATTTTTTTAGATGATTTACAATGGGCAGACAATGCAACTTTGAAATTAATTGAAAATATAGTTTCAAATTTAAAACAAAAAGGGTTATTTTTTGTAGGAGCATATAGAGATAATATAGTAAATAAATCCCATCCTTTATCCCAAATGTTTTATGAATTAGAACAAAATAACATAAATTATGATGATATAAAATTAATGCCTTTATTACTAGATGATGTGATATTATTAGTTTCTCATACCCTAAAAAAAGATATAAAAGATGTTATGCCTTTAGCAAAAGCTTTATATGAAACTACCCAAGGGAATCCATTTTTCTTAAGGGCTACATTAAAACAGTTGTATGACAATGGCATTATTTATTTTGATGAATATAGTGCTTTGTGGAAATGGAGAAAAGAACAACTAAATAAAATGAAATTTAGTGCTAATGTTGTAGATTTAATGCTTACAAAACTAAAAACATATGATGAAGATGATCAGTTTTTATTATCTTTAGCTTCTTTAATTGGAACTAATTTTTCTTTAAAAACTTTAAGTAAAGTAGTTCAAAAAGATTATGCTCAGACTTTAAAACATTTAGAAATTGCCCTTGAGGATAAACTTATTGTTCCTCAGAATAATGCATATTTATTTGTCTCAGATAAACATGAATTAGAAAAAGCACAATTCTCTTTTATTCATGATAGGGTACAACAATCATCAAATTTGTTAATGGATGATTCAAATACAAAGTATTACAAGTTACAAATTGGTAAAGAACTTTTGAAAGAAGAAGATGAATCTTTACTTTTTCAAGCAGTAGAGCAGTTAAATGTAGGGATAGATTTAGTTGAAAAAGAATCCTTGAGAATTGAATATGCACAATTAAATTTAAAAGCTGCATTACAAGCAAAAAAAGCTTCAGCCTTTATTCCTGCAAGAGAGTTTTTAAAAGTTGCAGTTGAATTTATTGGTGATAATAATGATAAAAATATTGATACTTTATTAATCGATATATATCGAGAACTTGCCCAAACTGCCTACTTATCAGGAGAATTTGAATTAGCAGATACTTGTTATTCAAAGTTAAAAGAGTTTGAAATGCATAAACTTCAAAAGATACAGTATCTTTTGGTTCAAGCAAATCACTATCAACTTCAAGGAAGATTCTACGATGTATTAGATGTTATTAATGAGGGTATTTCTCTTGCAGGGATATCCTTTCCTAGAAAAGAGTTAGACTTAGAAAACTTGATGCATGAAGAGTATGGGTTTATTGATAGTTATATTAAAGAGTCAAATAAAACTATTCTGAATATGAATGATATGAAAGATCCTCTTTTAATAGCTGTTATGGAACTAATGAGAGTTCAATGGTATGCTTCTTATTTAGTGGGTAATAATATATTAAACTCTGTAATTTCCCTTACGATGACAAAATTATCTTTACAAGAGGGATGTAGTGATATTTCTCCTTTTGCCTTTGTTACAAGTGCATTAGTTGCACATATGGCTAAAAATGATCCCTTAAAAGGAAAACTTCTAGGTGAATTAGCAATTGAAATTTCAGATAAAAGAAATAATAGATATATTAGAGGAACAACTTATCTTCTTTATACAACATTCACACATCCTTGGCATAGTTCAATACAATCATCAATTCCTTATTTTAAAACAGCATGGGAGTGTTCAGAAGAAACAAATGATTATGTAACTGCTGGATATATAATTAATGTAAAATCTACTGATAGTTTAATTGCTAGTATGAATCTTAAATCCTTAGAAAAACAATATTCTCAAGAGATTCACTACTTACAAAAAGTTAAACAAAAAGATATGGAAGATGCTACTGTAGCTGGTGCTGTGCAAGCTGTTAAGGCACTTTTAGGAAAAACGAAAAATGGTAGTTTTGATGATGAGAATTTTAATGAAGTTTCATATTTAAAACAGTATGAAAGTACTGGGTTACATCAAGCATATTTTTATCAAGCAAGAATTAGACATGCTTATATTATGCAAAGTGCAAATATGTCTGATTATGCAAATAAACATACTATTGTTGAGCAATTTCTACCAGGACAAGCAAAAATATTTGAAGCTAATTTTTACTCAGCTTTAATTTACTTAGGTATTTGTACAACAGCTAATTCAAAAGAGTTTGAATTAGCATATGAAATTTATGAGAAGTTTTGTAATTGGGAACAAAATACTAAATCAAATTTTACCCATAAAAGATTGTTACTTGAAGCAGAAATTGCAAATATAAAAGGTGATTCTATTAAAGCTCAACAATCTTACGAAGAAGCGATAAAATCAGCTCAAGAGTATGGTTTCTCTAATGTAACAGCAGTTGCATATGAGTGTTATGCAAGATTTGCATACAAGTTTAAATTAGATAGTTTACTCAGAATGTGTTTAGAGAAAGCCCACTTTTGGTATGGGTATTGGGGTGCTATTGCTAAGCAAAAGCAACTTGAGTCAAATTGGAAAAAGTATGATATTAATTTTAAGAAAGAAAAAGAGAATATCAACTCTTTTGAAACTCAAACAATCTTTGATTCACTAAATCAATTATCAAGTGCTTTAAAAAGAGACTCTATTTCAAATATTTTTTTAGAAACAGTTACAAAATATTCAGGTGCAACATATGCAGCGTTAATTCACGTTGAACAAGAAAAACTTCATATGATTGCTCAAGATATTCAAAATGAAAATAAAATAAAACTTTTTAATATAGGAGAGTTTATTTTAGAAGGTAATAGTCAATCTGTACCTGAAAATCTACTTCATTATACCTTGAAGACTCAACAAGCCCAGCTTTTTAACTCACCTATTGAGTGGACTGCTTTAGGTGGGAATTCTTATCTAGAAACTAAAAAACCACTTTGTATTATTGTTCAACCTTTGCTAAATCAAGAAGGTATTACAGCATTGTTATATTTGGAACATGAACACTTGACTCATGCTTTTAATGATAAAATTGTGCAATCAATTTCTTTAATATCCCAACAAGCGGCAACTGCAATTGATAATGCAACATTATATGAAGATATGGAAAAAAGAATTAAAAAAAGAACAAAAGAGCTTGAAATAGAAAAAGAAAAAGCTGAAGAGAGTACAAAAGCAAAATCAGAGTTTCTAGCAAATATGTCCCATGAAATTAGGACACCACTTCATGGTATTTTAGGAATGAATCATTTACTTTTACAAACAGAATTATCTATAAAACAAAAAAATTATATTGAAAAGATTGACAATAGTTCAAGAAACCTTCTTGAGATAATTAATGATATTCTTGACTTCTCTAAAATTGAAGCAGGGCAGTTAAAGCTTGATAAAATTGAGTTTGATTTATTTAAAACTATAGATAGTGTAATTGGCCTAATCGAATTAAAAGCCCATGAAAAAAACCTTGAATTAGTAGTTGATTATGATATTCATGCATCAAAGTTCTTTTATGCTGATAGTTTACGAATCACTCAAGTTTTAACTAATCTTTTAAGTAATGCAATAAAGTTTACAGATTCAGGGGAAATAGCTACTTATATAAAAAGAGTTAATAAAAATAGATATAGGTTTGAAATAAAAGATACAGGTATTGGATTAACAATAGAAGAACAAAGTAAACTATTCAAATCTTTTTCTCAAGCAGATAGTAGTACTACTAGAAAGTATGGTGGTTCAGGTTTAGGACTAAGTATTTGTAAACAGCTAGTTGATTTGATGAATGGAAGAATTTGGATTGAATCACAAAAAGGTATTGGTAGTTCATTTATTTTTGAAATTGATTTAGAAGAGATTGTTGTTGAACATAAAAATGTTAGTTTTGATGATAAAAAAGTTTTAATAATTGACAATAATAACTCTTGGCAAAAAGTTATAAAAAAAATCTTTAATATGTTTGGATTTGAGGTACAAAGTGTTTTTACTATGAGTGAAGCAAGTAGTATTATTGATAAAAATAGTTTAGATTTAGTCTTAGTTGATTGGAACGATTTTAAAGAAAAACAAATTGATGAACTAAAAAATATAAAAGAGCAATTAGATGATAATTGTAAACTAGCAATTCTATCAAGCTCTTTTAATTATGATTCTGTAATTAATCAATCAAAAGATTTAGGAATTAGTTTTATTTTACAAAAGCCAATAAATCAGTCAGTTTTAAATGAAGTCCTAAATAGTATATTTTTTAAAAATGAAAGAATTGAATATACATTTAAATCGGAAAAAAGTAGCTTTAAAAACCAACTTCCTTCCCTTCATGGAAGTAATATATTATTAGTTGAAGACAATTTGATAAACCAAGACATTATTTTGGGTTTATTAGAACATAGTGGTATTAATATTGATTTAGCAATGAATGGAAAAGAGGCAATTGATTTATTTACAAAGAATATAAATAAATATGAATTAATACTTATGGATATTCAAATGCCAATTATGGATGGTTTTGAAGCAACAAAATTTATAAGACATAAAGATAAAAAAATACCTATTATTGCACTGACTGCAAATGCAATGTTAGAAGATAAACAAAAAACTAAAAAAGCTAAAATAAATGAACATTTAAATAAACCAGTAAATGTAAATAAACTATATGAAGTACTACTAAAATATATAAGTAAAAAAATATCAATAATTGAGAAAATAGATATTGATGATGAAAAAAATGCTGATTTTCCAAGACTTAAAAATATAGATATTAAAAAAGGATTATCATTTTTAGGTAATAACAGTACCTTATACAAAAACATACTTAATAATTTTTACAATGATTATGTTAATATAAATTTAAATAGTTTTTTAGATAAAGAGTTTTATATTATTTTACATACGATTAAAGGATTAAGTGCAAATATTGGCGCTAACAACTTATCAAAAACTGCTTATAAAATTGAGGAGACTAAGGATAGAAGATTAGTTAATACCTTGAATGAAGAATTATATAAAGTTTTAAGTGATATTGAGAGTTTAAATATTACAAAAGCTAAAAAACTAGGAAATAAAAAAATATTAAAAAAAGACAAGAGAGATGAACTTTTTGGTCTTTTATTATTTGCATCTAAAACTAAATTAATTAAAAAATGTAAGCCTATATTAGAAGAAATTGATGGCTATACCCTTGATAGTGATGATCAGTTATTGTTTAATGAAGTAAAGGTTTTAATTAAAAGATACAAGTTTAAAGAAATAATTAACATATTGGAAAAATCATGA
- a CDS encoding c-type cytochrome, whose product MTDRITKNTARNIYFGGSLFAILVFAGLTFDTVQKFPELTNEDKITHSVARGKNLWEVNNCVGCHTIMGEGAYYAPELANAFDRLGGGNQDAFRTYMKSWMAAQPLDAPNRRKMPQFNLSDKEVDDLSNFLIWTSKIDDNEWPPNIEG is encoded by the coding sequence ATGACTGATAGAATTACAAAAAACACTGCACGAAATATCTATTTTGGTGGAAGCCTTTTTGCAATATTAGTTTTTGCGGGACTAACATTTGACACTGTTCAAAAATTTCCTGAACTTACAAATGAAGACAAAATCACACACTCTGTTGCACGTGGTAAAAATCTTTGGGAAGTAAATAACTGTGTTGGCTGTCATACGATTATGGGTGAAGGAGCATATTATGCACCTGAATTAGCAAATGCGTTTGACAGACTTGGTGGAGGAAACCAAGACGCTTTTAGAACATATATGAAATCATGGATGGCTGCACAACCATTAGATGCACCAAATAGAAGAAAAATGCCACAATTTAATCTAAGTGATAAAGAAGTTGATGATTTATCAAACTTTTTAATCTGGACATCAAAGATTGATGATAATGAATGGCCACCAAATATAGAAGGATAA
- a CDS encoding RrF2 family transcriptional regulator → MQFHTTTQYAIRVLSYIAKHGKDRLYSAKELSDILVIPYKFLTKIMCELVKSNFVNSIRGREGGYELAKPSNEISIHDILETFKDLEDDTKCVLGIGRCDNKNKCVLHDQCYKPRESLREMYKTTTLDKLEEQDFKM, encoded by the coding sequence ATGCAATTTCATACTACTACACAATATGCAATACGAGTATTGAGTTATATCGCTAAACATGGAAAAGATAGATTATATAGTGCAAAAGAACTATCTGATATCTTAGTTATTCCATATAAGTTTTTAACAAAAATCATGTGTGAGTTGGTTAAATCAAATTTTGTAAACTCTATTCGAGGTAGAGAAGGGGGCTATGAACTTGCAAAGCCTTCAAATGAAATTAGTATACATGATATACTTGAAACCTTTAAAGACTTAGAAGATGATACTAAGTGTGTCTTAGGTATTGGTCGTTGTGATAATAAAAACAAATGTGTTTTACATGATCAATGTTATAAACCAAGAGAATCTCTTAGAGAAATGTATAAGACTACTACATTAGATAAACTTGAAGAACAAGACTTCAAGATGTAA
- a CDS encoding FAD-dependent oxidoreductase: MQFNTNSTTYFRKSSDNPWIPHFPNPADFRFNYYHLMKNAPKGIGKLEKKVAIVGAGSAAMSAARELMRCGCDVTIYEASDRIGGRLYTQSNPNGEDQTGIELGAMRMPFFAEGVESKDAKEAQNSLLGYYLFDEKPKNAANIAVFPNPGNAKGGTGIYVNKGFGPQVHRPFKKPQLISWPKDKYANNEYIEHLTKKVDKFIKFFTKHISKIYIEDNHKWEKLWSNIVEHYDPMTFDDLVMAPSHYHKDDQWYDCSSGDLGGMGMNEEEASVLYTIGTGDGSWGAFYSIGSLWWIRCTMFGFGGQGLQTVTGFSNPEDLPFYKKKVKDSNKVKLISPRYEGMQGFVEYLYYVPSICHDGKKKSLYKNASLYVNTSVSQIKKLKNGKIRIKHTNGKEEFDHVMITSTQWATQMSIDIKNFPFNELPLQKITAEHTQHNISSCKFFFPLKTKYWEKKDCKIPQILVTDSFIQDAYAFSWDKNKDDTGVILASYTWEDDSLKLLPFNQKELSELILKELKAITLETTGQDITQYIDSEKPVMIQWINEPSYIGCSKLYRQRNEDQNMLDLTYNQNYSWMSGLYFAGENYSVEGGWTEPALRSSIDAVIQMIHHNNGKFTVKDFSYNYTYPKWPVN; this comes from the coding sequence ATGCAATTTAATACCAACTCTACTACTTATTTTAGAAAAAGTTCTGATAATCCTTGGATTCCACATTTCCCTAACCCTGCTGATTTTAGATTTAATTATTATCATCTTATGAAAAATGCCCCTAAAGGGATTGGAAAACTAGAAAAAAAAGTGGCAATAGTTGGTGCGGGTAGTGCTGCTATGTCTGCGGCTCGTGAACTAATGAGATGTGGATGTGATGTGACTATTTATGAGGCTAGTGATAGAATTGGTGGTAGGTTATATACTCAAAGTAATCCAAATGGAGAAGATCAAACAGGTATAGAACTTGGTGCAATGAGAATGCCTTTTTTTGCAGAAGGTGTTGAATCAAAAGATGCTAAAGAAGCACAAAATTCGCTTTTAGGTTATTATCTTTTTGATGAGAAACCCAAAAATGCAGCAAATATTGCCGTATTTCCTAATCCTGGTAATGCAAAAGGTGGAACAGGTATTTATGTAAATAAAGGTTTTGGTCCACAAGTTCATAGACCTTTTAAGAAACCTCAATTAATTTCTTGGCCAAAAGATAAATATGCTAATAATGAATATATTGAACATTTAACAAAAAAAGTTGATAAGTTTATAAAGTTTTTTACTAAACATATTAGTAAGATTTATATTGAAGATAATCATAAGTGGGAAAAATTGTGGTCTAATATTGTAGAACACTATGATCCTATGACATTTGATGATTTAGTAATGGCTCCTTCTCATTATCATAAAGATGACCAGTGGTATGATTGTTCAAGTGGTGATCTTGGTGGAATGGGTATGAATGAAGAAGAGGCTTCTGTTTTATATACAATTGGTACAGGTGATGGAAGTTGGGGAGCATTTTATAGTATAGGTTCACTTTGGTGGATAAGATGTACTATGTTTGGTTTTGGAGGGCAGGGACTTCAAACAGTTACAGGATTCTCAAACCCAGAAGATTTACCATTTTATAAAAAAAAGGTAAAAGATTCTAATAAAGTAAAACTTATCTCTCCACGATATGAAGGAATGCAAGGCTTTGTAGAGTATTTGTATTATGTTCCGAGTATTTGTCATGATGGAAAGAAAAAAAGTCTTTATAAAAATGCTTCTTTATATGTAAACACATCTGTTAGCCAAATTAAAAAGCTCAAAAATGGAAAGATTAGAATTAAACATACAAATGGTAAAGAAGAGTTTGATCATGTAATGATTACTTCAACTCAATGGGCTACTCAAATGTCTATTGATATTAAAAACTTCCCTTTTAATGAACTGCCTTTACAAAAAATTACAGCAGAGCATACTCAACATAATATTTCAAGTTGTAAATTCTTTTTTCCTTTAAAAACTAAATACTGGGAAAAGAAAGATTGTAAAATCCCACAAATTTTAGTTACAGATTCTTTTATTCAAGATGCATATGCTTTTTCATGGGATAAAAATAAAGATGATACAGGAGTGATTCTTGCAAGTTATACTTGGGAAGATGATTCTTTAAAACTTTTGCCATTTAATCAAAAAGAGTTATCAGAATTAATTCTAAAAGAATTAAAAGCTATTACCTTAGAAACAACAGGTCAAGATATTACACAATATATTGATAGTGAAAAACCAGTAATGATTCAATGGATTAATGAACCATCTTATATTGGTTGTTCAAAGCTTTATAGACAAAGAAACGAAGATCAAAATATGTTGGATTTAACATATAATCAAAACTATTCTTGGATGTCAGGACTTTATTTTGCAGGGGAGAACTATAGCGTTGAAGGTGGTTGGACAGAACCTGCTTTAAGATCTTCTATTGATGCTGTGATTCAAATGATACATCATAATAATGGAAAATTTACAGTAAAAGATTTTTCTTATAACTATACATATCCAAAGTGGCCAGTTAACTAA
- a CDS encoding c-type cytochrome, whose amino-acid sequence MKKLILLFLILYSSILAREPQEIIDTICSTCHGFTMEKSCFGVSEIPNTLSSSYILESLTAYRAGKKSDYRMGSTMTAETSTLSDDEIKALSIYVKALGKKKSKE is encoded by the coding sequence ATGAAAAAGCTTATTTTACTTTTTCTAATACTTTATTCATCTATACTTGCTCGAGAACCCCAAGAAATCATTGATACTATATGTAGTACTTGTCATGGCTTTACTATGGAAAAAAGTTGTTTTGGTGTATCTGAAATTCCAAATACTTTAAGTTCTTCATATATATTAGAATCTTTAACCGCATATCGTGCAGGAAAGAAGAGTGATTACAGAATGGGTTCAACCATGACTGCTGAAACTAGTACTTTAAGCGACGATGAAATCAAAGCTTTATCTATATATGTAAAAGCATTAGGTAAAAAGAAAAGCAAAGAGTAA
- a CDS encoding PAS domain-containing protein has protein sequence MEKVIPKNGEIELEKNRYLVSETDAKGVITYCNDYFTKISGYSREELIGHQHNIIRHPDMPRVIFRLLWQRIQSGKNINAVVKNLAKDGNYYWIFTEFKTRIDLDDNSVIGYTAHRKSISHDAVDVIASLYSKLKEIEEESSMDDAEKYLNEFLKEEGKEINFVNLLDHIHKFY, from the coding sequence ATGGAAAAAGTTATTCCTAAAAATGGAGAAATTGAATTAGAAAAAAATAGATATCTTGTAAGTGAAACAGATGCAAAAGGTGTAATTACTTATTGTAATGATTATTTTACAAAGATTTCAGGCTACTCAAGAGAAGAACTAATAGGTCATCAGCATAATATTATTAGACATCCTGATATGCCTAGAGTAATTTTTAGACTATTATGGCAGAGAATTCAATCAGGAAAAAATATTAATGCAGTAGTAAAAAATCTTGCAAAAGATGGTAATTATTATTGGATTTTTACTGAATTTAAAACAAGAATTGATTTAGATGATAATTCAGTAATCGGTTATACTGCTCACAGAAAAAGTATATCTCATGATGCCGTAGATGTTATTGCTTCTTTATATTCAAAATTAAAAGAAATAGAAGAAGAGAGCAGTATGGATGATGCGGAGAAATATTTAAATGAATTTTTAAAAGAAGAAGGCAAAGAAATAAACTTTGTAAATCTTTTAGATCATATTCATAAATTCTATTAA